A genomic region of Micromonospora sp. NBRC 110009 contains the following coding sequences:
- a CDS encoding permease prefix domain 1-containing protein, protein MSSLTDRYLAATLRAVPEPRRAEIATELRASIEDMIDDRTGAGQDADTAEREVLTELGNPDQLAAGYTDRRLQLIGPRYFLVWWRLLRMLLTFVPAIVGVTTGVIKATVGGEPGAAIGAGVAAALQTAVQTAFWITLLFAVAERLDGSLKLPEWTVDQLPEAPRERQVTLVDSCASMAFLVVAIAFLPWQHFQPWMSGDGSRLPMIDPALWSFWLPALIVVLVASMGLEVAKYRAGRWTWPLVAGNALLDLAFAVPVAWLLLTDRLLNPALVDRFGWLREGGAQDAARLAVAVTAALVVWDVIDSAVKTRRQAG, encoded by the coding sequence ATGAGTTCCCTGACCGACCGCTACCTCGCCGCCACCCTGCGGGCGGTGCCGGAACCCCGCCGCGCGGAGATCGCCACCGAGCTCCGCGCCTCCATCGAGGACATGATCGACGACCGGACCGGGGCCGGGCAGGACGCCGACACCGCCGAGCGGGAGGTGCTCACCGAGCTGGGCAATCCCGACCAGCTCGCCGCCGGCTACACCGACCGCCGGTTGCAGCTCATCGGCCCGCGCTACTTCCTCGTCTGGTGGCGGCTGCTCCGGATGCTGCTCACCTTCGTCCCGGCCATCGTCGGCGTCACGACCGGCGTGATCAAGGCGACCGTCGGCGGCGAGCCCGGGGCGGCGATCGGCGCCGGCGTGGCCGCCGCGTTGCAGACCGCGGTGCAGACCGCGTTCTGGATCACTCTCCTCTTCGCCGTCGCCGAACGCCTCGACGGCTCGCTGAAGCTGCCGGAGTGGACCGTCGACCAGCTGCCCGAGGCGCCGCGGGAGCGGCAGGTGACGCTGGTGGACAGCTGCGCCTCGATGGCGTTCCTGGTGGTCGCCATCGCGTTCCTGCCCTGGCAGCACTTCCAGCCCTGGATGTCGGGGGACGGCTCCCGGCTGCCGATGATCGACCCGGCACTGTGGAGCTTCTGGCTGCCGGCGCTGATCGTGGTGCTGGTCGCCAGCATGGGCCTGGAGGTCGCAAAGTACCGGGCCGGCCGGTGGACGTGGCCGCTGGTCGCGGGCAACGCCCTGCTCGATCTCGCGTTCGCCGTCCCGGTGGCCTGGCTGCTGCTCACCGACCGGCTGCTCAACCCGGCGCTGGTGGACCGGTTCGGGTGGCTGCGCGAGGGCGGCGCGCAGGACGCGGCCCGGCTCGCCGTCGCCGTCACCGCGGCCCTGGTCGTCTGGGACGTCATCGACAGCGCGGTCAAGACCCGGCGGCAGGCCGGCTGA
- a CDS encoding GNAT family N-acetyltransferase, whose product MLVPDLPLRTDRLLLRAFIPDDLAVLRDYRGRPEVTRYLYHEPYDEAAARAAVDRMVRRTALREPGDVLNLAIVLPGTGEFVGDVLLTWTSGEHRQGEIGYVGHPDHTGHGYVTEAAREMLRLGFDGLGLHRIVGRLDARNAASARVLERLGMRREAHLRENEFVKSEWTDEVVYALLDREWRAGTAGD is encoded by the coding sequence ATGCTCGTCCCCGATCTGCCGCTGCGCACCGACCGCCTGCTGCTGCGTGCCTTCATCCCCGACGACCTGGCCGTCCTGCGGGACTACCGGGGCCGGCCGGAGGTCACGCGGTACCTCTACCACGAGCCCTACGACGAGGCCGCGGCGCGGGCGGCGGTGGACCGCATGGTGCGCCGCACCGCGCTGCGCGAGCCCGGCGACGTGCTCAACCTGGCCATCGTGCTGCCCGGGACGGGCGAGTTCGTCGGGGACGTGCTGCTCACCTGGACCAGCGGCGAGCACCGGCAGGGCGAGATCGGCTATGTGGGCCACCCCGACCACACCGGCCACGGGTACGTCACCGAGGCGGCCCGGGAGATGCTGCGGCTCGGCTTCGACGGCCTCGGGCTGCACCGGATCGTCGGCCGCCTCGACGCCCGCAACGCGGCGTCGGCGCGGGTGCTGGAACGGCTCGGCATGCGGCGCGAGGCGCACCTGCGGGAGAACGAGTTCGTCAAGAGCGAGTGGACCGACGAGGTCGTCTACGCCCTGCTGGACCGGGAGTGGCGGGCCGGCACGGCCGGCGACTGA